In Anopheles gambiae chromosome 2, idAnoGambNW_F1_1, whole genome shotgun sequence, a single window of DNA contains:
- the LOC1276915 gene encoding phenoloxidase 8-like, producing MTDANNILALLQRPLEPTFLPKDDGKTVIDLPDEFLTDRYRPIGAELQSRFSSDAEQRIPVRSVAMPDLSFANGIDRRGAFSLFAPKHRDAAAALINLFLQQPDFATLMSVATYCRDRLNPVLFQYSLAVAVQHREDTKDVNIPSIVSLFPDQFVDPAVFPKLREEGAAVQQENRMVIDIPPNYTASDREDEQRMAYFREDIGVNMHHWHWHLVYPGDGPDEVVRKDRRGELFFYMHSQLIARYNADRFCAKLKKVRNLTNYREPIVEGYYPKMIRSSNNRSYPARAANTTLQDVDRVDNGTTVSVNDLERWRDRIHEAIDQGFVLDKSGNRIMLDEQRGIDILGDVVEASSLTPNAQLYGSLHNMGHNVIAYVHDPDYRYLEDYGVMGDVTTAMRDPIFYRWHGMIDGIFRRHKELLTPYTAEQLGNPGVTVNSVGVQLSRPNTPANVLLTYWQRSQVDLAAGLDFGPKGNVFASFTHLQHAPFSFRVEVNNESGAVRKGTLRIWLAPKSDERGTALTFREQRRYFIEMDTSTVTLNPGMNTIVRRSDQSSVTIPYERTFRAIGTKSAPTDKDALAQFRFCGCGWPQHMLVPKGSPEGVQFDLFAMVTDFEQDSVAQELDPNAPCSDAHSFCGLRDKKYPDRRAMGYPFDRRTADTVATLADFVTPNSNMKTATVQVKFNNTVIART from the exons ATGACGGATGCAAACAATATCTTGGCCCTGTTGCAGCGCCCTCTGGAACCGACCTTCCTGCCGAAGGATGACGGTAAGACGGTCATCGACTTGCCGGACGAGTTCCTTACCGACCGGTACCGGCCGATTGGGGCCGAGCTGCAGTCCCGCTTCTCCAGCGACGCCGAGCAGCGCATCCCGGTGCGATCGGTCGCGATGCCGGATCTGTCCTTTGCCAATGGAATCGATCGCCGTGGTGCCTTTTCGCTGTTTGCGCCGAAGCATCGggatgccgccgccgccctgATCAATCTGTTCCTGCAGCAGCCCGACTTTGCGACGCTGATGAGTGTGGCCACGTACTGCCGCGATCGGCTCAACCCGGTGCTGTTCCAGTACAGCTTGGCGGTGGCCGTGCAGCATCGCGAAGACACCAAGGACGTTAACATCCCGTCGATCGTGTCGCTCTTCCCGGATCAGTTCGTTGATCCAGCCGTTTTCCCCAAGCTGCGCGAGGAAGGTGCTGCGGTGCAGCAGGAGAACCGG ATGGTGATTGACATCCCACCGAACTATACCGCCTCGGACCGGGAGGATGAGCAGCGGATGGCGTACTTCCGCGAGGATATCGGTGTCAACATGCACCACTGGCACTGGCATCTGGTATACCCGGGCGATGGACCGGATGAGGTCGTGCGCAAGGATCGGCGCGGCGAGCTGTTCTTCTACATGCACAGCCAGCTGATTGCGCGCTACAATGCGGATCGGTTCTGCGCCAAGCTGAAGAAGGTGCGCAATCTGACCAACTACCGCGAGCCGATCGTGGAAGGCTACTACCCGAAGATGATCCGCAGCTCGAACAACCGGTCGTACCCGGCACGGGCCGCCAACACGACGCTGCAGGACGTCGATCGCGTCGACAACGGAACGACCGTATCGGTGAACGATCTCGAGCGGTGGCGCGATCGCATCCACGAGGCGATTGACCAGGGCTTCGTGCTGGACAAGAGTGGTAACCGCATCATGCTGGACGAGCAGCGCGGCATCGACATCCTCGGCGATGTGGTGGAAGCGTCCAGCCTGACGCCGAACGCTCAGCTGTATGGCAGTCTGCACAACATGGGCCACAACGTGATCGCGTACGTGCACGATCCGGACTACCGCTACCTGGAGGATTACGGCGTGATGGGCGACGTGACGACGGCGATGCGCGATCCGATTTTCTACCGCTGGCACGGCATGATCGACGGCATCTTCCGCCGGCACAAGGAGCTGCTGACGCCGTACACGGCCGAGCAGCTGGGCAACCCGGGTGTCACCGTCAACTCGGTCGGCGTGCAGCTGTCCCGGCCGAACACGCCCGCCAACGTGCTGCTCACGTACTGGCAGCGATCGCAGGTCGATCTGGCGGCTGGGTTGGACTTTGGTCCGAAGGGTAACGTGTTCGCGTCGTTCACCCATCTGCAGCACGCACCGTTCTCGTTCCGCGTGGAGGTGAACAATGAGTCGGGTGCGGTGCGCAAGGGAACGCTGCGTATCTGGCTTGCACCGAAGTCGGACGAGCGCGGCACTGCGCTGACATTCCGCGAGCAGCGTCGGTACTTTATCGAGATGGACACATCGACAGTGACGC TGAACCCGGGCATGAACACGATCGTGCGCCGTTCGGACCAATCGAGCGTTACCATCCCGTACGAGCGCACGTTCCGTGCGATCGGCACCAAGTCCGCCCCGACCGACAAAGATGCGCTGGCTCAGTTCCGCTTCTGCGGTTGCGGCTGGCCCCAGCACATGCTCGTCCCGAAGGGTTCACCCGAAGGCGTCCAGTTCGATCTGTTTGCGATGGTGACCGATTTCGAGCAGGACTCCGTCGCCCAAGAGCTTGACCC TAACGCACCATGCAGCGATGCCCACTCGTTCTGCGGACTGCGCGACAAGAAGTACCCGGACCGTCGGGCCATGGGCTATCCGTTCGATCGTCGCACCGCGGACACGGTTGCCACGCTGGCTGACTTTGTCACCCCGAACTCGAACATGAAGACGGCCACGGTGCAGGTGAAGTTCAACAACACCGTGATTGCGCGCACCTAA
- the LOC3290134 gene encoding uncharacterized protein LOC3290134: MKLTLVFLLFALVCAAYAQTDAAKDAAKDATDKVKDKAALPDAPKLDKDAVTTPDPKDAAKKVEDVAGKAKDQAAEVGKKLTDAFKL; encoded by the coding sequence ATGAAACTCACGCTCGTTTTCCTGCTGTTCGCGCTGGTGTGTGCCGCGTACGCCCAAACCGATGCCGCCAAGGACGCGGCAAAGGATGCTACGGACAAGGTGAAGGATAAGGCTGCTCTGCCGGATGCGCCCAAGCTGGACAAGGATGCAGTGACGACGCCCGATCCAAAGGACGCCGCCAAGAAGGTGGAAGATGTGGCCGGCAAGGCGAAAGATCAGGCCGCCGAAGTGGGCAAGAAGCTGACCGACGCATTCAAGCTGTAA